A single genomic interval of Spinacia oleracea cultivar Varoflay chromosome 6, BTI_SOV_V1, whole genome shotgun sequence harbors:
- the LOC110800829 gene encoding uncharacterized protein At4g18490 isoform X1 yields MADSEKKDSSKSKMSLLDEDFSKDFLGSWKSGGDDMDFDFEPVSKGKKKAFDFGMDMDFNLDDAFGKMSSFKMDLPDIDFCNSPKKSMKSKDKLEEVSAKGNCQDKHDKFNFSFDFNGMNTSDEENEPGDGGCFGRAKVPSKTVNASETSVQATNDGGTTENSASEDNLEGSTNTGAVNRSCSFYGSSKDNGKKSDEYPSSSTKELIQSDSVMENSGKHAAAHAPPRNHDGTVNEKNRNEVSVGRVLRNGKVIGGSPSLECEKKANNVKYSGDMDFSVDDAFGKMSSVKKNMPNIDFSKSPNISTTLKEKSEEDSAKGNTQDKHDKFTFSSDSKGISNKDGKNEPGDGGCLDNDKLPSDTVKASATSDPKALSSNARSRADMEKPVLKVSSAPFDRDMDFALDDAFGKMSSVKKNMPNIDFSKSPNKSTMLKEKSEEDSAKGNAQEKHEKFTFSFDSNGMNTNDGKNELDDGGCSGSANLPSDTVKASATSDPKALSSNARSRADMQKPVLNVSSAPFDCGSTAAKTMLPKSKVQGAMNSNILVAQETADGDTTTVSASEGNQEGTTHTDAVNRSVSVSCSSNGSSKHSGKKLENHPSSFTKELIQSDSVMEKSEKDAAARTPPRDHDDTVNEKTRNEGSVDTMPYNGEAENDGLASLECEKMTRNVQSSCFKIPSPTPQEQGTKFGNQGKGNLKDKISSITLIPKLNTCQGNLKDKIPSIAFIPKLNPGQGNLKDKISSTALIPKLNIGQGNKLPSQRIDKRMLALPSLKITRRTTTDKHSASPTMLSNAKSLGNVEKSTGPKQVMIKKVSPIVAEKQTPSTPSLKRKRSEAADRGLAKLHTPKRFSPNESRMTKVSVRIREDGVQNHGNFVVGNTKNVSAENKTPKFHFDQEANMASLQFSLMVENDANVEKAEACAKELDNICNMLKKKHEEAKELLVRALVNNNNLLMLSHPIHEEKICAVQRLASKLMSRELEVEA; encoded by the exons ATGGCAGATTCAGAGAAGAAAGATTCTTCAAAGTCGAAAATGTCACTGTTAG ATGAGGACTTCTCCAAAGATTTTCTTGGCTCGTGGAAGTCAGGTGGTGATGATATGGACTTCGACTTCGAACCAGTCAGCAAAGGCAAGAAAAAGGCATTTGACTTTGGCAT GGATATGGATTTTAATCTTGATGATGCTTTTGGCAAGATGTCATCTTTCAAGATGGATTTGCCAGATATTGATTTTTGTAACTCTCCAAAAAAGTCCATGAAGTCAAAGGACAAGTTAGAAGAGGTTTCTGCTAAGGGAAACTGTCAAGACAAACATGACAAGTTCAACTTTTCTTTCGATTTTAACGG AATGAACACTAGTGATGAAGAAAATGAACCTGGTGACGGTGGCTGTTTTGGTCGTGCTAAGGTCCCTTCAAAAACTGTTAATGCCTCTGAAACTAGTGTACAAGCAACAAATGATGGTGGTACCACAGAAAATTCAGCTTCTGAGGATAATCTAGAAGGCTCAACAAATACAGGTGCTGTAAACAGAAG TTGTAGTTTTTATGGCAGCAGCAAAGATAATGGAAAAAAATCAGATGAGTATCCTAGTTCAAGTACCAAAGAATTGATTCAATCAGATTCAGTAATGGAGAATAGTGGAAAGCATGCTGCTGCTCATGCTCCTCCAAG GAACCACGATGGCACTGtaaatgagaaaaatagaaatgaGGTGAGTGTTGGCAGAGTGCTGCGTAATGGAAAAGTAATTGGCGGAAGCCCTTCACTGGAATGTGAGAAGAAGGCCAACAATGTCAAATAttctgg GGATATGGACTTTTCTGTTGATGATGCGTTTGGCAAGATGTCATCTGTAAAGAAGAATATGCCAAACATTGATTTTTCTAAATCTCCAAATATATCCACAACGTTGAAGGAAAAGTCAGAAGAGGATTCTGCCAAGGGAAACACTCAAGACAAGCATGACAAGTTCACCTTTTCTTCCGATTCTAAAGG AATTTCCAATAAAGATGGGAAGAATGAGCCTGGCGACGGTGGTTGTTTGGATAATGATAAGCTCCCTTCAGACACTGTTAAAGCTTCTGCAACTAGTGACCCAAAGGCATTGTCCTCAAATGCTAGATCCCGTGCTGACATGGAAAAGCCAGTTTTGAAGGTTTCGTCAGCACCATTTGATAG GGATATGGATTTTGCTCTTGATGATGCGTTTGGCAAGATGTCATCTGTAAAGAAGAATATGCCAAACATCGATTTTTCTAAATCTCCAAATAAATCCACAATGTTGAAGGAAAAGTCAGAAGAGGATTCTGCCAAGGGAAACGCTCAAGAAAAGCATGAGAAGTTCACCTTTTCTTTCGATTCTAATGG AATGAACACAAATGATGGGAAGAATGAGCTTGATGATGGTGGTTGTTCGGGTAGTGCTAACCTCCCTTCAGATACTGTTAAAGCTTCTGCAACTAGTGACCCAAAGGCATTGTCCTCCAATGCTAGGTCGCGTGCTGATATGCAAAAGCCAGTTTTGAATGTTTCGTCAGCACCATTTGATTG TGGTTCGACTGCTGCAAAAACAATGCTGCCGAAGAGCAAGGTTCAAGGAGCTATGAACTCAAACATTCTGGTTGCACAAGAAACAGCTGATGGTGATACTACCACAGTTTCAGCTTCTGAGGGTAACCAAGAAGGCACAACACACACTGATGCTGTAAACAGAAG TGTCTCTGTAAGTTGTAGTAGTAATGGAAGCAGCAAACATAgtggaaagaaattagaaaacCATCCAAGTTCATTTACCAAGGAATTGATTCAATCAGATTCAGTTATGGAGAAAAGTGAGAAAGATGCTGCTGCTCGTACTCCTCCGAG GGACCATGATGACACTGTAAATGAAAAAACTAGGAACGAGGGCAGTGTTGACACAATGCCGTATAATGGAGAGGCAGAAAATGACGGACTCGCTTCGCTGGAATGTGAGAAGATGACCAGAAATGTCCAATCTTCTTG CTTTAAAATTCCTTCTCCGACTCCACAAGAACAGGGAACTAAATTTGGCAACCAGGGGAAAGGGAATCTTAAAGACAAGATTTCAAGCATCACATTGATTCCGAAATTAAATACTTGTCAAGGGAATCTCAAAGACAAGATTCCAAGCATCGCATTTATTCCGAAATTAAATCCTGGTCAAGGGAATCTCAAAGACAAGATTTCAAGCACCGCATTGATTCCGAAATTAAACATTGGTCAAGGGAATAAACTTCCATCTCAGAGAATTGACAAGAGAATGTTAGCTCTTCCTAGTTTGAAAATTACAAG ACGTACCACTACAGACAAACATTCAGCTTCTCCCACTATGCTAAGTAATGCTAAATCTCTGGGAAATGTTGAGAAAAGCACCGGGCCAAAACAAGTGATGATTAAGAAGGTGTCTCCAATTGTTGCCGAGAAACAAACACCCTCAACACCCTCTTTGAAGCGCAAACGATCTGAG GCTGCTGATAGGGGTCTAGCAAAGCTTCATACTCCAAAACGTTTCTCACCCAATGAAAGCAG AATGACTAAAGTATCAGTCAGGATACGTGAAGATGGG GTTCAAAATCATGGTAACTTTGTGGTAGGAAACACAAAGAATGTCTCAGCAGAAAACAAGACCCCTAAGTTTCATTTTGATCAAGAGGCAAACATGGCTTCCCTCCAGTTCAGTTTGATGGTGGAGAATGATGCAAATGTTGAAAAGGCTGAGGCATGTGCAAAAGAGCTTGATAAT ATCTGCAACATGTTGAAGAAGAAGCATGAAGAAGCGAAGGAGTTACTGGTCCGAGCTCTTGTAAACAACAACAATCTTCTGATGCTGAGCCACCCTATCCACGAAGAAAAAAT TTGTGCAGTTCAGAGGCTTGCTTCTAAATTGATGTCAAGGGAGTTGGAAGTTGAGGCATAA
- the LOC110800829 gene encoding uncharacterized protein At4g18490 isoform X7, with protein sequence MADSEKKDSSKSKMSLLDEDFSKDFLGSWKSGGDDMDFDFEPVSKGKKKAFDFGMDMDFNLDDAFGKMSSFKMDLPDIDFCNSPKKSMKSKDKLEEVSAKGNCQDKHDKFNFSFDFNGMNTSDEENEPGDGGCFGRAKVPSKTVNASETSVQATNDGGTTENSASEDNLEGSTNTGAVNRSCSFYGSSKDNGKKSDEYPSSSTKELIQSDSVMENSGKHAAAHAPPRNHDGTVNEKNRNEVSVGRVLRNGKVIGGSPSLECEKKANNVKYSGDMDFSVDDAFGKMSSVKKNMPNIDFSKSPNISTTLKEKSEEDSAKGNTQDKHDKFTFSSDSKGISNKDGKNEPGDGGCLDNDKLPSDTVKASATSDPKALSSNARSRADMEKPVLKVSSAPFDRDMDFALDDAFGKMSSVKKNMPNIDFSKSPNKSTMLKEKSEEDSAKGNAQEKHEKFTFSFDSNGMNTNDGKNELDDGGCSGSANLPSDTVKASATSDPKALSSNARSRADMQKPVLNVSSAPFDCGSTAAKTMLPKSKVQGAMNSNILVAQETADGDTTTVSASEGNQEGTTHTDAVNRSNGSSKHSGKKLENHPSSFTKELIQSDSVMEKSEKDAAARTPPRDHDDTVNEKTRNEGSVDTMPYNGEAENDGLASLECEKMTRNVQSSCFKIPSPTPQEQGTKFGNQGKGNLKDKISSITLIPKLNTCQGNLKDKIPSIAFIPKLNPGQGNLKDKISSTALIPKLNIGQGNKLPSQRIDKRMLALPSLKITRRTTTDKHSASPTMLSNAKSLGNVEKSTGPKQVMIKKVSPIVAEKQTPSTPSLKRKRSEAADRGLAKLHTPKRFSPNESRMTKVSVRIREDGVQNHGNFVVGNTKNVSAENKTPKFHFDQEANMASLQFSLMVENDANVEKAEACAKELDNICNMLKKKHEEAKELLVRALVNNNNLLMLSHPIHEEKICAVQRLASKLMSRELEVEA encoded by the exons ATGGCAGATTCAGAGAAGAAAGATTCTTCAAAGTCGAAAATGTCACTGTTAG ATGAGGACTTCTCCAAAGATTTTCTTGGCTCGTGGAAGTCAGGTGGTGATGATATGGACTTCGACTTCGAACCAGTCAGCAAAGGCAAGAAAAAGGCATTTGACTTTGGCAT GGATATGGATTTTAATCTTGATGATGCTTTTGGCAAGATGTCATCTTTCAAGATGGATTTGCCAGATATTGATTTTTGTAACTCTCCAAAAAAGTCCATGAAGTCAAAGGACAAGTTAGAAGAGGTTTCTGCTAAGGGAAACTGTCAAGACAAACATGACAAGTTCAACTTTTCTTTCGATTTTAACGG AATGAACACTAGTGATGAAGAAAATGAACCTGGTGACGGTGGCTGTTTTGGTCGTGCTAAGGTCCCTTCAAAAACTGTTAATGCCTCTGAAACTAGTGTACAAGCAACAAATGATGGTGGTACCACAGAAAATTCAGCTTCTGAGGATAATCTAGAAGGCTCAACAAATACAGGTGCTGTAAACAGAAG TTGTAGTTTTTATGGCAGCAGCAAAGATAATGGAAAAAAATCAGATGAGTATCCTAGTTCAAGTACCAAAGAATTGATTCAATCAGATTCAGTAATGGAGAATAGTGGAAAGCATGCTGCTGCTCATGCTCCTCCAAG GAACCACGATGGCACTGtaaatgagaaaaatagaaatgaGGTGAGTGTTGGCAGAGTGCTGCGTAATGGAAAAGTAATTGGCGGAAGCCCTTCACTGGAATGTGAGAAGAAGGCCAACAATGTCAAATAttctgg GGATATGGACTTTTCTGTTGATGATGCGTTTGGCAAGATGTCATCTGTAAAGAAGAATATGCCAAACATTGATTTTTCTAAATCTCCAAATATATCCACAACGTTGAAGGAAAAGTCAGAAGAGGATTCTGCCAAGGGAAACACTCAAGACAAGCATGACAAGTTCACCTTTTCTTCCGATTCTAAAGG AATTTCCAATAAAGATGGGAAGAATGAGCCTGGCGACGGTGGTTGTTTGGATAATGATAAGCTCCCTTCAGACACTGTTAAAGCTTCTGCAACTAGTGACCCAAAGGCATTGTCCTCAAATGCTAGATCCCGTGCTGACATGGAAAAGCCAGTTTTGAAGGTTTCGTCAGCACCATTTGATAG GGATATGGATTTTGCTCTTGATGATGCGTTTGGCAAGATGTCATCTGTAAAGAAGAATATGCCAAACATCGATTTTTCTAAATCTCCAAATAAATCCACAATGTTGAAGGAAAAGTCAGAAGAGGATTCTGCCAAGGGAAACGCTCAAGAAAAGCATGAGAAGTTCACCTTTTCTTTCGATTCTAATGG AATGAACACAAATGATGGGAAGAATGAGCTTGATGATGGTGGTTGTTCGGGTAGTGCTAACCTCCCTTCAGATACTGTTAAAGCTTCTGCAACTAGTGACCCAAAGGCATTGTCCTCCAATGCTAGGTCGCGTGCTGATATGCAAAAGCCAGTTTTGAATGTTTCGTCAGCACCATTTGATTG TGGTTCGACTGCTGCAAAAACAATGCTGCCGAAGAGCAAGGTTCAAGGAGCTATGAACTCAAACATTCTGGTTGCACAAGAAACAGCTGATGGTGATACTACCACAGTTTCAGCTTCTGAGGGTAACCAAGAAGGCACAACACACACTGATGCTGTAAACAGAAG TAATGGAAGCAGCAAACATAgtggaaagaaattagaaaacCATCCAAGTTCATTTACCAAGGAATTGATTCAATCAGATTCAGTTATGGAGAAAAGTGAGAAAGATGCTGCTGCTCGTACTCCTCCGAG GGACCATGATGACACTGTAAATGAAAAAACTAGGAACGAGGGCAGTGTTGACACAATGCCGTATAATGGAGAGGCAGAAAATGACGGACTCGCTTCGCTGGAATGTGAGAAGATGACCAGAAATGTCCAATCTTCTTG CTTTAAAATTCCTTCTCCGACTCCACAAGAACAGGGAACTAAATTTGGCAACCAGGGGAAAGGGAATCTTAAAGACAAGATTTCAAGCATCACATTGATTCCGAAATTAAATACTTGTCAAGGGAATCTCAAAGACAAGATTCCAAGCATCGCATTTATTCCGAAATTAAATCCTGGTCAAGGGAATCTCAAAGACAAGATTTCAAGCACCGCATTGATTCCGAAATTAAACATTGGTCAAGGGAATAAACTTCCATCTCAGAGAATTGACAAGAGAATGTTAGCTCTTCCTAGTTTGAAAATTACAAG ACGTACCACTACAGACAAACATTCAGCTTCTCCCACTATGCTAAGTAATGCTAAATCTCTGGGAAATGTTGAGAAAAGCACCGGGCCAAAACAAGTGATGATTAAGAAGGTGTCTCCAATTGTTGCCGAGAAACAAACACCCTCAACACCCTCTTTGAAGCGCAAACGATCTGAG GCTGCTGATAGGGGTCTAGCAAAGCTTCATACTCCAAAACGTTTCTCACCCAATGAAAGCAG AATGACTAAAGTATCAGTCAGGATACGTGAAGATGGG GTTCAAAATCATGGTAACTTTGTGGTAGGAAACACAAAGAATGTCTCAGCAGAAAACAAGACCCCTAAGTTTCATTTTGATCAAGAGGCAAACATGGCTTCCCTCCAGTTCAGTTTGATGGTGGAGAATGATGCAAATGTTGAAAAGGCTGAGGCATGTGCAAAAGAGCTTGATAAT ATCTGCAACATGTTGAAGAAGAAGCATGAAGAAGCGAAGGAGTTACTGGTCCGAGCTCTTGTAAACAACAACAATCTTCTGATGCTGAGCCACCCTATCCACGAAGAAAAAAT TTGTGCAGTTCAGAGGCTTGCTTCTAAATTGATGTCAAGGGAGTTGGAAGTTGAGGCATAA
- the LOC110800829 gene encoding uncharacterized protein At4g18490 isoform X3, with the protein MADSEKKDSSKSKMSLLDEDFSKDFLGSWKSGGDDMDFDFEPVSKGKKKAFDFGMDMDFNLDDAFGKMSSFKMDLPDIDFCNSPKKSMKSKDKLEEVSAKGNCQDKHDKFNFSFDFNGMNTSDEENEPGDGGCFGRAKVPSKTVNASETSVQATNDGGTTENSASEDNLEGSTNTGAVNRSCSFYGSSKDNGKKSDEYPSSSTKELIQSDSVMENSGKHAAAHAPPRNHDGTVNEKNRNEVSVGRVLRNGKVIGGSPSLECEKKANNVKYSGDMDFSVDDAFGKMSSVKKNMPNIDFSKSPNISTTLKEKSEEDSAKGNTQDKHDKFTFSSDSKGISNKDGKNEPGDGGCLDNDKLPSDTVKASATSDPKALSSNARSRADMEKPVLKVSSAPFDRDMDFALDDAFGKMSSVKKNMPNIDFSKSPNKSTMLKEKSEEDSAKGNAQEKHEKFTFSFDSNGMNTNDGKNELDDGGCSGSANLPSDTVKASATSDPKALSSNARSRADMQKPVLNVSSAPFDCGSTAAKTMLPKSKVQGAMNSNILVAQETADGDTTTVSASEGNQEGTTHTDAVNRSCSSNGSSKHSGKKLENHPSSFTKELIQSDSVMEKSEKDAAARTPPRDHDDTVNEKTRNEGSVDTMPYNGEAENDGLASLECEKMTRNVQSSCFKIPSPTPQEQGTKFGNQGKGNLKDKISSITLIPKLNTCQGNLKDKIPSIAFIPKLNPGQGNLKDKISSTALIPKLNIGQGNKLPSQRIDKRMLALPSLKITRRTTTDKHSASPTMLSNAKSLGNVEKSTGPKQVMIKKVSPIVAEKQTPSTPSLKRKRSEAADRGLAKLHTPKRFSPNESRMTKVSVRIREDGVQNHGNFVVGNTKNVSAENKTPKFHFDQEANMASLQFSLMVENDANVEKAEACAKELDNICNMLKKKHEEAKELLVRALVNNNNLLMLSHPIHEEKICAVQRLASKLMSRELEVEA; encoded by the exons ATGGCAGATTCAGAGAAGAAAGATTCTTCAAAGTCGAAAATGTCACTGTTAG ATGAGGACTTCTCCAAAGATTTTCTTGGCTCGTGGAAGTCAGGTGGTGATGATATGGACTTCGACTTCGAACCAGTCAGCAAAGGCAAGAAAAAGGCATTTGACTTTGGCAT GGATATGGATTTTAATCTTGATGATGCTTTTGGCAAGATGTCATCTTTCAAGATGGATTTGCCAGATATTGATTTTTGTAACTCTCCAAAAAAGTCCATGAAGTCAAAGGACAAGTTAGAAGAGGTTTCTGCTAAGGGAAACTGTCAAGACAAACATGACAAGTTCAACTTTTCTTTCGATTTTAACGG AATGAACACTAGTGATGAAGAAAATGAACCTGGTGACGGTGGCTGTTTTGGTCGTGCTAAGGTCCCTTCAAAAACTGTTAATGCCTCTGAAACTAGTGTACAAGCAACAAATGATGGTGGTACCACAGAAAATTCAGCTTCTGAGGATAATCTAGAAGGCTCAACAAATACAGGTGCTGTAAACAGAAG TTGTAGTTTTTATGGCAGCAGCAAAGATAATGGAAAAAAATCAGATGAGTATCCTAGTTCAAGTACCAAAGAATTGATTCAATCAGATTCAGTAATGGAGAATAGTGGAAAGCATGCTGCTGCTCATGCTCCTCCAAG GAACCACGATGGCACTGtaaatgagaaaaatagaaatgaGGTGAGTGTTGGCAGAGTGCTGCGTAATGGAAAAGTAATTGGCGGAAGCCCTTCACTGGAATGTGAGAAGAAGGCCAACAATGTCAAATAttctgg GGATATGGACTTTTCTGTTGATGATGCGTTTGGCAAGATGTCATCTGTAAAGAAGAATATGCCAAACATTGATTTTTCTAAATCTCCAAATATATCCACAACGTTGAAGGAAAAGTCAGAAGAGGATTCTGCCAAGGGAAACACTCAAGACAAGCATGACAAGTTCACCTTTTCTTCCGATTCTAAAGG AATTTCCAATAAAGATGGGAAGAATGAGCCTGGCGACGGTGGTTGTTTGGATAATGATAAGCTCCCTTCAGACACTGTTAAAGCTTCTGCAACTAGTGACCCAAAGGCATTGTCCTCAAATGCTAGATCCCGTGCTGACATGGAAAAGCCAGTTTTGAAGGTTTCGTCAGCACCATTTGATAG GGATATGGATTTTGCTCTTGATGATGCGTTTGGCAAGATGTCATCTGTAAAGAAGAATATGCCAAACATCGATTTTTCTAAATCTCCAAATAAATCCACAATGTTGAAGGAAAAGTCAGAAGAGGATTCTGCCAAGGGAAACGCTCAAGAAAAGCATGAGAAGTTCACCTTTTCTTTCGATTCTAATGG AATGAACACAAATGATGGGAAGAATGAGCTTGATGATGGTGGTTGTTCGGGTAGTGCTAACCTCCCTTCAGATACTGTTAAAGCTTCTGCAACTAGTGACCCAAAGGCATTGTCCTCCAATGCTAGGTCGCGTGCTGATATGCAAAAGCCAGTTTTGAATGTTTCGTCAGCACCATTTGATTG TGGTTCGACTGCTGCAAAAACAATGCTGCCGAAGAGCAAGGTTCAAGGAGCTATGAACTCAAACATTCTGGTTGCACAAGAAACAGCTGATGGTGATACTACCACAGTTTCAGCTTCTGAGGGTAACCAAGAAGGCACAACACACACTGATGCTGTAAACAGAAG TTGTAGTAGTAATGGAAGCAGCAAACATAgtggaaagaaattagaaaacCATCCAAGTTCATTTACCAAGGAATTGATTCAATCAGATTCAGTTATGGAGAAAAGTGAGAAAGATGCTGCTGCTCGTACTCCTCCGAG GGACCATGATGACACTGTAAATGAAAAAACTAGGAACGAGGGCAGTGTTGACACAATGCCGTATAATGGAGAGGCAGAAAATGACGGACTCGCTTCGCTGGAATGTGAGAAGATGACCAGAAATGTCCAATCTTCTTG CTTTAAAATTCCTTCTCCGACTCCACAAGAACAGGGAACTAAATTTGGCAACCAGGGGAAAGGGAATCTTAAAGACAAGATTTCAAGCATCACATTGATTCCGAAATTAAATACTTGTCAAGGGAATCTCAAAGACAAGATTCCAAGCATCGCATTTATTCCGAAATTAAATCCTGGTCAAGGGAATCTCAAAGACAAGATTTCAAGCACCGCATTGATTCCGAAATTAAACATTGGTCAAGGGAATAAACTTCCATCTCAGAGAATTGACAAGAGAATGTTAGCTCTTCCTAGTTTGAAAATTACAAG ACGTACCACTACAGACAAACATTCAGCTTCTCCCACTATGCTAAGTAATGCTAAATCTCTGGGAAATGTTGAGAAAAGCACCGGGCCAAAACAAGTGATGATTAAGAAGGTGTCTCCAATTGTTGCCGAGAAACAAACACCCTCAACACCCTCTTTGAAGCGCAAACGATCTGAG GCTGCTGATAGGGGTCTAGCAAAGCTTCATACTCCAAAACGTTTCTCACCCAATGAAAGCAG AATGACTAAAGTATCAGTCAGGATACGTGAAGATGGG GTTCAAAATCATGGTAACTTTGTGGTAGGAAACACAAAGAATGTCTCAGCAGAAAACAAGACCCCTAAGTTTCATTTTGATCAAGAGGCAAACATGGCTTCCCTCCAGTTCAGTTTGATGGTGGAGAATGATGCAAATGTTGAAAAGGCTGAGGCATGTGCAAAAGAGCTTGATAAT ATCTGCAACATGTTGAAGAAGAAGCATGAAGAAGCGAAGGAGTTACTGGTCCGAGCTCTTGTAAACAACAACAATCTTCTGATGCTGAGCCACCCTATCCACGAAGAAAAAAT TTGTGCAGTTCAGAGGCTTGCTTCTAAATTGATGTCAAGGGAGTTGGAAGTTGAGGCATAA